The following are encoded in a window of Rosa chinensis cultivar Old Blush chromosome 4, RchiOBHm-V2, whole genome shotgun sequence genomic DNA:
- the LOC112198835 gene encoding uncharacterized protein LOC112198835, whose amino-acid sequence MLAYDVGIDQCAEYCRMTTPTSIEALKLFTRGIVNLYSAEYLRPPTPADLRRLLAKAERRGFPGMIRSIDCMHWQWKNCPTGWAGQYSGRKRVPTIILEAVASYDTWIWHAFFGMPGSCNDLNVLAQSPLFDELTAGRAPQIQFQVNNRIQNLGYYLVDGIYP is encoded by the coding sequence ATGCTTGCTTATGATGTCGGAATAGATCAATGCGCTGAGTATTGTCGGATGACAACACCTACCTCCATCGAGGCTCTGAAACTATTTACAAGAGGAATCGTTAATCTATACTCGGCAGAATACCTCCGGCCTCCTACTCCGGCCGACCTCAGAAGACTTCTCGCCAAAGCTGAGAGAAGAGGCTTTCCTGGGATGATTAGAAGCATCGACTGCATGCactggcaatggaagaattgcccaACAGGTTGGGCTGGACAATACAGCGGTCGAAAACGTGTGCCCACTATCATCCTAGAAGCAGTCGCATCTTATGACACATGGATATGGCATGCCTTCTTTGGAATGCCTGGATCATGCAACGACCTCAACGTGCTTGCTCAATCCCCATTGTTTGACGAGCTGACTGCTGGTCGAGCCCCTCAGATCCAATTTCAAGTGAATAATAGAATTCAAAATTTAGGCTACTATCTCGTTGATGGTATCTATCCGTAA